A portion of the Streptomyces platensis genome contains these proteins:
- a CDS encoding HAD family hydrolase yields the protein MSTVLFDLFGVIARPQSTEGKDRLVRTAGVSAAAFWDAYWALRPPYDRGETHGPGYWRQVADCLGTHFDDHRIAELIEADIAGWSAVDDTMVALIEELAAQGRRLALLSNIPEELASYYLARHTWLNHFQVRAFSCRIGHAKPEPDAYRWCQQALREEPGRILFVDDRQDNVRAAEAIGMRGHLFTTSARLRECLAQEETAR from the coding sequence ATGAGCACCGTGCTCTTCGACCTCTTCGGCGTCATCGCACGCCCCCAGTCCACCGAAGGCAAGGACCGGCTGGTGCGGACGGCGGGCGTCTCCGCCGCGGCCTTCTGGGACGCCTACTGGGCGCTGCGCCCGCCGTACGACCGCGGCGAAACACATGGACCCGGCTACTGGCGCCAGGTGGCCGACTGCTTGGGCACTCACTTCGACGACCACCGGATCGCAGAGCTGATCGAGGCCGACATCGCCGGCTGGAGCGCCGTCGACGACACCATGGTGGCCCTCATCGAAGAGCTCGCGGCACAGGGTCGGCGCCTCGCACTGCTCTCCAACATCCCCGAGGAATTGGCGAGTTACTACCTGGCACGCCATACCTGGCTCAACCACTTCCAGGTACGTGCCTTCTCCTGCCGCATCGGCCACGCCAAGCCCGAGCCGGACGCGTACCGGTGGTGCCAGCAGGCCCTGCGAGAGGAACCGGGCCGCATCCTCTTCGTCGACGACCGCCAGGACAACGTGCGGGCCGCCGAGGCGATCGGCATGCGCGGCCACCTCTTCACCACATCAGCCCGACTGCGGGAATGCCTCGCTCAGGAAGAGACCGCGCGCTGA
- a CDS encoding SDR family oxidoreductase, translating to MARCRRAHSLYGRTAVVTGAARGVGNALAWELARRGAHLALLDHDGDALRRVASSLPTEVHWWSVDVTQDGAMARVAEAVRERLGEASVVVANAGIAEGGPFAESDPMTWRRVIEVNLIGSAITARSFLPDLLSTRGYFLQVASLASIGAAPLMSSYCASKAGVESFTQSLRAELAAQHVRVGIAYLNWIETDMVRDADQYSVLRELRAHMPPPARKVYRPEWVADRLATAVERRSTAVYAPAWLRTVQVVRAALPIVVTHFSRRELPRLAARTSFEATGLLGAGGRADADAALRRADAEDSPQ from the coding sequence ATGGCCCGCTGCCGGAGAGCGCATTCTCTTTATGGGCGCACTGCTGTGGTGACCGGGGCCGCTCGCGGGGTGGGGAATGCGCTGGCTTGGGAGCTGGCTCGACGGGGGGCCCATCTCGCCCTGCTCGATCATGACGGGGATGCCCTTCGCCGGGTGGCGTCCTCCTTGCCGACCGAAGTGCATTGGTGGAGCGTCGATGTCACTCAGGACGGGGCCATGGCCCGGGTGGCGGAGGCGGTTCGCGAACGGCTGGGGGAGGCGAGTGTCGTCGTGGCGAACGCGGGAATCGCCGAAGGCGGGCCGTTCGCGGAATCCGATCCGATGACATGGCGCCGGGTGATCGAGGTCAATTTGATCGGCAGCGCGATTACCGCTCGCTCTTTCTTGCCGGACCTGCTGTCCACTCGCGGATACTTTCTTCAGGTGGCCTCACTGGCGTCCATCGGTGCGGCTCCGCTGATGAGTTCGTACTGCGCTTCCAAAGCCGGCGTCGAATCCTTCACACAGTCGTTGCGTGCCGAACTCGCTGCGCAGCACGTCCGGGTGGGAATCGCCTATCTGAATTGGATCGAGACCGACATGGTCCGGGATGCCGACCAGTACTCCGTGCTGCGCGAACTCCGTGCCCATATGCCGCCGCCGGCCAGAAAGGTCTACCGCCCGGAGTGGGTGGCCGACCGGTTGGCAACTGCGGTGGAACGGCGCTCGACCGCTGTGTACGCGCCCGCCTGGCTCCGTACTGTGCAGGTGGTGCGCGCCGCACTGCCGATCGTCGTCACACACTTCTCCCGCCGGGAACTCCCACGGCTGGCTGCCCGTACCTCCTTCGAAGCGACGGGTCTGCTCGGGGCTGGAGGGCGAGCGGATGCCGACGCCGCCCTGCGCCGGGCTGACGCCGAAGACAGCCCGCAGTGA
- a CDS encoding DUF998 domain-containing protein → MRLRPARGTASAGLLLTASLVYNDWVLQFFLPTGLHQRDSYVSELFAADQPYRLLFSLVEISCAVLVATGGALAWSILPGGRSSAGGAATVAFGMFSIADVLLPLHCAPSVERGCPEGSPWHTTTSGMVHFALFASMALFIIASRHGHPPLELVRRWGPWLLAVSMTAAILTVGPFFGHPGGHGLAQRIHLTSVGAWFAVLAVAIFRYGRLPQSRPQHPGHGRRRPASSSARVTSRQAVPSKGATATTSP, encoded by the coding sequence GTGAGGCTGCGGCCGGCGCGGGGGACGGCTTCGGCAGGGCTGCTGCTGACGGCGTCGCTGGTTTACAACGACTGGGTGCTCCAGTTCTTCCTGCCCACGGGGCTGCACCAGCGCGACTCCTACGTCAGCGAGCTCTTCGCTGCCGACCAGCCCTACCGGCTCCTGTTCAGCCTGGTGGAGATCTCCTGCGCGGTGCTGGTGGCGACAGGCGGAGCCCTCGCCTGGAGCATTCTGCCCGGGGGCCGATCCTCGGCCGGGGGCGCGGCCACCGTAGCCTTCGGGATGTTCTCCATCGCCGACGTGCTGCTGCCACTGCACTGCGCACCCTCGGTGGAACGCGGCTGCCCGGAAGGCAGCCCCTGGCACACCACAACCAGCGGCATGGTTCACTTCGCCCTGTTCGCCTCTATGGCGCTCTTCATCATCGCCTCCCGACACGGCCACCCGCCCTTGGAACTCGTGCGCCGCTGGGGACCGTGGCTCCTGGCGGTCTCCATGACGGCCGCAATCCTTACGGTCGGCCCCTTCTTCGGACACCCGGGCGGCCATGGCCTGGCCCAGCGCATCCATCTGACCTCCGTCGGAGCGTGGTTTGCGGTCTTGGCCGTGGCGATTTTCCGTTACGGGCGGCTCCCGCAAAGCAGACCACAGCACCCTGGGCATGGGCGACGACGCCCCGCTTCCTCTTCCGCCCGTGTCACATCTCGTCAAGCTGTCCCGTCCAAGGGGGCAACAGCAACCACGAGCCCATAG
- a CDS encoding carboxymuconolactone decarboxylase family protein has product MTARLNLMASPVAAKTMKHMIAAGKALADSTLPFATQELVKLRASQINGCAGCIDMHTKEAAAGGETSVRLNLVAAWREATVFSEAERAALELTEQGTRIADAAGGVTDEAWANAAKYYDEEQLAALVCAIALINAFNRGNVITQQPAGDYQVGQFG; this is encoded by the coding sequence ATGACTGCTCGGTTGAACCTCATGGCCAGCCCGGTCGCCGCCAAGACCATGAAGCACATGATCGCCGCGGGCAAGGCGCTCGCGGACTCCACGCTGCCGTTCGCGACACAGGAACTGGTGAAGCTCCGCGCCAGTCAGATCAATGGCTGCGCCGGCTGCATCGACATGCACACCAAGGAAGCCGCCGCCGGAGGCGAGACCTCGGTGCGCCTCAACCTGGTCGCGGCCTGGCGGGAGGCCACGGTGTTCAGCGAAGCCGAGCGCGCCGCCCTGGAGCTGACCGAGCAGGGCACCCGTATCGCCGACGCGGCCGGTGGCGTCACGGACGAGGCGTGGGCGAACGCCGCCAAGTACTACGACGAGGAACAGCTCGCCGCCCTGGTGTGCGCCATCGCCCTCATCAACGCCTTCAACCGGGGGAACGTCATCACCCAGCAGCCCGCCGGGGACTACCAGGTGGGCCAGTTCGGATAG
- a CDS encoding pyridoxamine 5'-phosphate oxidase family protein — protein MPPPPHDRPLPETERTRHRRLREQGSLDRADLDAILAAGFVCHLGVSVDGTLMVVPTVYGSDGSTLYFHGSVASRSLVASPGAAVCVTVTHVDGLVLARSVFEHGVNYRSAMVFGVPRPVTDPDEKLEGLRCLTEQATPGQWDYARRPSRKELAATALLALSLDEASVKVRTGPPDDGDSPDAELPVWAGVLPLHPSWGAPEPDPLLTPGIVAPPHIAPRSAAQ, from the coding sequence ATGCCGCCACCCCCGCACGACCGGCCGCTGCCGGAGACCGAGCGCACACGCCACCGCCGTCTTCGCGAACAGGGCAGCCTCGACCGTGCCGACCTGGACGCGATCCTGGCAGCAGGCTTCGTCTGCCACCTCGGGGTGAGCGTGGACGGCACTCTGATGGTCGTGCCCACGGTCTACGGCTCGGACGGCAGCACGCTCTACTTCCACGGCTCCGTCGCCAGCCGCAGCCTGGTCGCGTCCCCGGGGGCCGCCGTGTGCGTCACCGTCACCCACGTCGACGGACTGGTACTGGCCCGCTCGGTCTTCGAGCACGGCGTCAATTACCGCAGCGCCATGGTCTTCGGCGTCCCCCGCCCGGTCACCGACCCGGACGAGAAACTCGAAGGGCTGCGCTGCCTCACCGAGCAGGCCACACCCGGCCAGTGGGACTACGCCCGTCGCCCCAGCCGCAAGGAACTGGCCGCCACCGCCCTGCTCGCACTCTCCCTGGATGAGGCATCGGTAAAGGTACGCACCGGTCCCCCCGACGATGGCGACAGCCCTGACGCGGAGCTGCCGGTGTGGGCCGGCGTCCTCCCCCTGCACCCTTCCTGGGGCGCCCCCGAACCGGACCCCCTGCTCACCCCGGGAATCGTCGCACCACCCCACATCGCCCCACGCTCGGCGGCCCAGTAG
- a CDS encoding cysteine hydrolase yields the protein MPSDTARLMGQLDPAATVLLTVECQRGVVGPDSALPELADAARESGALANVARLVAAAHEAGVQVLHAVAERRPDGRGSSHNARLFKAAERLPVQQLTGSAAVCIADPIPVSGDDLVVRRLHGLSPIAGTDVDALLRNFGCRTLIIAGVSANVAIPNAVFDAVNLGYTAVVPADAIAGVPADYTPAVIRHTLALVATVTTTDEVLTAWSRPHQDD from the coding sequence ATGCCTTCGGACACTGCACGGCTCATGGGTCAACTGGACCCGGCCGCGACGGTACTGCTCACCGTCGAATGCCAGCGCGGGGTGGTCGGCCCTGACAGCGCTCTGCCCGAACTCGCCGACGCGGCCCGCGAGTCGGGGGCGCTGGCGAACGTCGCCCGCCTGGTGGCGGCCGCCCACGAGGCCGGCGTCCAGGTGCTGCACGCAGTCGCCGAACGCCGCCCCGACGGCCGCGGCAGCAGCCACAACGCCCGCCTGTTCAAGGCGGCCGAACGACTGCCCGTCCAACAGCTCACCGGATCCGCCGCGGTCTGTATCGCCGACCCGATACCTGTCTCCGGCGACGACTTGGTGGTGCGCAGGCTGCACGGCCTCTCGCCGATCGCCGGCACCGACGTGGACGCACTGCTGCGCAACTTCGGGTGCCGGACCCTGATCATCGCCGGAGTGTCGGCGAATGTGGCCATTCCCAACGCCGTCTTCGATGCCGTGAACCTCGGCTACACGGCCGTCGTACCCGCAGACGCCATCGCGGGCGTACCTGCCGACTACACCCCTGCGGTGATCCGCCACACGCTCGCCCTGGTCGCCACCGTCACGACCACCGATGAGGTCCTGACCGCCTGGAGCCGACCGCACCAGGACGACTGA
- a CDS encoding pyridoxamine 5'-phosphate oxidase family protein: protein MADTQRRGRRIMMTQGELDAFLAAQRTCRVATVGGDGAPHVGALWFVWDGTALWLYSITRSKRWAQLRKDPRIAVVVDDGHGYGELRGAELAGRAEFVAEAPRTGEPCPELDAPERLFAEKYFGMSAMPHDGRHAWLRLTPESVASWDFRKIPG, encoded by the coding sequence ATGGCCGACACACAGCGGCGTGGGCGCCGGATCATGATGACGCAGGGCGAGCTCGACGCCTTCCTGGCGGCGCAGCGCACCTGCCGGGTCGCCACGGTCGGTGGCGACGGCGCGCCGCACGTCGGGGCGCTGTGGTTCGTCTGGGACGGTACGGCGCTGTGGCTTTATTCCATCACCCGCAGCAAGCGGTGGGCCCAGCTGCGCAAGGACCCGCGGATCGCGGTGGTCGTCGATGACGGGCACGGGTACGGCGAGCTGCGCGGGGCCGAGTTGGCGGGCCGTGCGGAGTTCGTCGCCGAGGCGCCGCGCACCGGCGAGCCGTGCCCCGAACTGGACGCCCCGGAGCGGCTCTTCGCGGAGAAGTACTTCGGGATGTCCGCGATGCCGCACGACGGCCGGCATGCGTGGCTGCGGCTGACGCCCGAGTCCGTCGCGTCGTGGGACTTCCGCAAGATCCCGGGGTGA
- a CDS encoding acyl-CoA synthetase, whose protein sequence is MNVLFPALRDASPAPALRFGDRSLSHRELASAAGVLAERIAGETRIALWATPTLETAVGAVAALLAGVAVVPVNPKIGESELAHIVADSVPSLVLAEPDAELPGPLAALSRIGIEAAAPSEEAGPAPLPNEPGDEAPALIVYTSGTTGPPKGVVLPRRALTHTLDALADAWQWTADDVLVHALPLFHVHGLILGILGPLRRGGSVHHLGRFSTEAVARELAAEGTMLFGVPTMYHRLAAEAGQNPALAKALSRARLLVSGSAALPLTDHERITAATGRRVIERYGMTETLMNTSVRADGPEAAGTVGVPLPGVYVRLVDEAGQALEANDSETVGEIQVRGPNLFVEYLNRPDATAAAFDGGWFRTGDMAVRDAAGNYRIVGRKATDLIKSGGYKIGAGEIENALLAHPGVAEAAVTGAPDEDLGERIVAWIVAETGPDAGPAPSAEELADHVARQLAPHKRPRTVHFLDALPRNDMGKILKRELHA, encoded by the coding sequence GTGAACGTGCTCTTCCCCGCGCTGCGCGACGCTTCGCCCGCACCCGCGCTGCGCTTCGGCGATCGCAGCCTCAGCCATCGTGAGTTGGCTTCGGCGGCGGGTGTGCTCGCCGAACGGATCGCCGGTGAGACCCGTATCGCCCTGTGGGCGACGCCGACGCTGGAGACCGCGGTCGGTGCGGTGGCGGCGCTGCTCGCCGGGGTGGCCGTGGTGCCCGTCAATCCGAAGATCGGTGAGAGCGAACTGGCGCACATCGTGGCGGACAGCGTGCCCTCGCTCGTCCTGGCCGAGCCGGACGCCGAGCTGCCTGGCCCGCTCGCCGCGCTGTCCCGTATCGGCATCGAGGCCGCGGCGCCGTCCGAGGAGGCCGGGCCGGCCCCGCTGCCGAACGAACCGGGCGATGAGGCACCGGCCCTGATCGTCTACACCTCCGGCACGACCGGTCCGCCCAAGGGCGTGGTCCTCCCCCGGCGCGCCCTGACACACACCCTCGACGCGCTGGCGGACGCCTGGCAGTGGACCGCCGACGACGTGCTGGTGCACGCCCTCCCGCTCTTTCATGTCCATGGGCTGATCCTCGGCATCCTCGGGCCGCTGCGCCGCGGCGGCAGCGTTCACCACCTGGGGCGCTTCAGCACCGAGGCGGTGGCCCGGGAGCTCGCCGCCGAGGGCACGATGCTGTTCGGCGTGCCGACGATGTACCACCGTCTGGCTGCCGAGGCAGGGCAGAATCCCGCGCTCGCCAAGGCGCTCTCCCGGGCCCGGCTGCTGGTCTCCGGCTCGGCCGCGCTGCCGCTGACCGATCATGAGCGGATCACGGCGGCCACCGGCCGACGGGTGATCGAGCGCTACGGCATGACGGAAACGCTCATGAACACCAGCGTCCGGGCGGACGGACCCGAAGCGGCGGGCACGGTCGGCGTACCGCTCCCAGGGGTGTATGTCCGGCTCGTCGACGAGGCGGGCCAGGCCCTCGAGGCGAACGACTCCGAGACGGTCGGCGAGATCCAGGTGCGCGGCCCGAACCTCTTCGTCGAGTACCTCAACCGCCCCGATGCCACTGCCGCGGCCTTCGACGGCGGGTGGTTCCGCACCGGCGACATGGCGGTCCGCGACGCCGCCGGCAATTACCGCATCGTGGGCCGTAAGGCCACCGATCTGATCAAGAGCGGCGGCTACAAGATCGGCGCGGGCGAGATCGAGAACGCGCTGCTGGCCCACCCGGGTGTCGCCGAGGCCGCCGTCACCGGCGCGCCGGACGAGGACCTCGGCGAGCGGATCGTCGCCTGGATCGTGGCGGAGACCGGTCCGGACGCCGGCCCGGCACCCTCCGCAGAGGAACTCGCCGACCATGTCGCCCGCCAGCTCGCGCCGCACAAACGGCCCCGCACCGTGCACTTCCTGGACGCCCTGCCGCGCAACGACATGGGCAAGATCCTCAAGCGTGAGCTCCATGCGTAG
- a CDS encoding carboxyl transferase domain-containing protein, which yields MRSGGSSGAGDREAGSGEADDRRDGEGAAALEGAPGGSAGVGAATLPCARLTARQAIAAVADTSNEAAVPDGRGAAPGASSTPDGPLGWRGYDDARARARERTGEHESVVTALATIGGRETVVLSFEFRYLGGSLGERTGDRLEAAYTHARENGLPVVSLIATGGSRMQEGMRALTQLQRVARQSALNRAAGLPQLAVLRDPTTGGGWATLGAAADVILALPGAQVGFAGSRVRPPDADPAAYSAEGQLASGHIDAVVPPDRLRATLQRWLQLLGTPRVLGTGAMEPAPPPAALGPPGLPETGWGAVVRARASGRPRAEAYLRAYFDDREEISGDRCGGVDPGIRCGFGRRQGRTIAFAAQCGTATRPAGFRTAARLVRLADRLGIPVLTLVDTPGAANDAAAERAGAGAAIADTFAALATARVPVTSLLIGEGGSGGALALAAPDRLWATPDSYFSVIAPELAAAILKRDETQVHETADQLRIRPQDLLDLGIIRGIVPPA from the coding sequence ATGCGTAGCGGTGGAAGCAGCGGAGCCGGGGACAGGGAGGCGGGCTCCGGAGAGGCCGACGACCGCCGTGACGGCGAGGGGGCTGCGGCCCTCGAAGGCGCTCCGGGCGGCAGTGCCGGTGTCGGCGCCGCGACGCTGCCGTGCGCCCGGCTGACCGCCCGTCAAGCCATCGCGGCGGTGGCGGACACCTCCAACGAGGCGGCCGTGCCGGACGGTCGTGGCGCCGCGCCCGGGGCGTCGTCCACGCCGGACGGGCCCCTCGGCTGGCGCGGTTACGACGACGCGCGGGCCCGCGCCCGGGAGCGTACCGGCGAGCACGAGTCGGTGGTCACCGCCCTGGCCACGATAGGCGGCCGGGAAACGGTCGTGCTCTCCTTCGAGTTCCGCTATCTGGGCGGCTCCCTCGGCGAGCGCACCGGCGACCGGCTGGAGGCCGCCTACACCCATGCGCGCGAGAACGGCCTGCCGGTCGTCTCACTGATCGCCACGGGCGGCAGCCGGATGCAGGAGGGGATGCGCGCGCTGACCCAACTCCAGCGGGTGGCACGGCAGTCGGCGCTGAACCGTGCCGCCGGGCTCCCACAGCTCGCGGTGCTGCGCGACCCGACGACCGGCGGCGGCTGGGCCACCCTCGGAGCGGCCGCCGATGTGATCCTCGCGCTCCCCGGAGCCCAGGTCGGCTTCGCGGGCTCGCGGGTGCGTCCCCCGGATGCCGACCCCGCTGCCTACAGCGCCGAGGGGCAGCTTGCCTCCGGCCACATCGACGCCGTCGTCCCGCCCGACCGGCTGCGGGCCACGCTTCAACGATGGCTGCAACTACTGGGCACGCCAAGGGTGTTGGGTACAGGAGCGATGGAGCCGGCACCCCCGCCGGCGGCGCTCGGCCCGCCCGGGCTGCCGGAGACCGGCTGGGGTGCGGTGGTCCGTGCCCGTGCCTCCGGGCGGCCGCGCGCCGAAGCGTATCTGCGTGCCTATTTCGACGACCGGGAGGAGATCAGCGGCGACCGCTGCGGCGGCGTCGACCCCGGGATACGGTGCGGATTCGGCCGTCGTCAGGGCCGCACCATCGCCTTCGCCGCCCAGTGCGGTACGGCCACCCGCCCGGCCGGGTTCCGTACCGCGGCGCGGCTCGTCCGGCTCGCCGACCGGCTCGGCATCCCGGTCCTCACCCTCGTGGACACACCGGGAGCCGCCAACGATGCGGCGGCCGAGCGTGCCGGCGCCGGGGCCGCCATCGCCGACACCTTCGCGGCGCTCGCCACCGCCCGGGTGCCCGTCACCTCCCTGCTCATCGGCGAAGGCGGTTCGGGCGGCGCGCTGGCCCTGGCCGCACCGGACCGGCTCTGGGCCACACCGGACAGCTACTTCTCCGTGATCGCCCCGGAACTGGCCGCGGCCATCCTCAAACGCGACGAGACCCAGGTCCACGAGACGGCGGACCAACTCCGCATCCGCCCACAGGACTTGCTGGACCTGGGCATCATCCGCGGCATCGTGCCGCCTGCCTGA
- a CDS encoding LysR family transcriptional regulator: protein MLNLDRLRTLSAVARHGSVSAAADGLHVTTSAVSQQIAKLERETGQQLLAKNGRGVRLTDAGRLLADHATRILSQVELAQAELEAHRGQAVGELRLGAFPTAARGLFPAALVTLRAEHPQLRARLTEMEPDESVRGVVRGDIDLAVVLDWYNRPLSLPDGLAKAPLLDDPADVAMPSAHPLARRRSVELEEFADDEWISWPQGEFCNEWLMFTLRSKGIEPRVAHMAEEHGTQLALIAAGLGVAVAPRLGRGPVPEGVSVVPVRHTMRRHVYAIWRADADRRPSIRAAVGALRTAGKNLEDS, encoded by the coding sequence ATGTTGAACCTTGATCGCCTACGGACGCTGAGCGCGGTCGCCCGCCATGGCTCGGTGAGCGCGGCCGCCGACGGGCTGCATGTGACGACCTCGGCCGTCTCGCAGCAGATCGCCAAGCTGGAGCGGGAGACCGGGCAGCAACTACTGGCGAAGAACGGGCGCGGGGTGCGGCTGACCGACGCCGGAAGGCTGCTCGCCGATCATGCGACACGCATCCTTTCGCAGGTCGAGCTGGCCCAGGCCGAGCTGGAAGCGCACCGCGGCCAGGCGGTGGGCGAGCTGCGGCTGGGCGCCTTTCCCACCGCCGCCCGCGGGCTCTTCCCGGCCGCGCTCGTCACCCTCCGCGCCGAGCACCCCCAGCTGCGGGCGCGGCTGACGGAGATGGAGCCGGACGAGTCGGTCCGTGGAGTGGTGCGCGGCGACATCGATCTGGCGGTGGTCCTGGACTGGTACAACCGTCCGCTGTCCCTGCCCGACGGGCTGGCGAAGGCCCCGCTGCTGGATGATCCGGCCGATGTGGCGATGCCGTCCGCCCATCCGCTGGCCCGGCGGCGGTCCGTGGAGCTGGAGGAGTTCGCCGACGACGAGTGGATCTCCTGGCCACAGGGGGAGTTCTGCAATGAATGGCTGATGTTCACGCTGCGCAGCAAGGGCATTGAGCCGCGGGTCGCGCACATGGCGGAGGAGCACGGCACCCAGCTCGCCCTGATCGCGGCGGGGCTGGGTGTCGCGGTGGCTCCGCGTCTCGGCCGTGGGCCGGTGCCGGAGGGCGTGAGCGTGGTGCCCGTACGTCATACGATGCGCCGCCATGTCTATGCCATCTGGCGCGCGGATGCCGACCGCAGGCCCTCGATCCGGGCCGCCGTGGGGGCGCTCCGCACGGCCGGGAAGAACCTGGAGGACTCCTGA
- a CDS encoding DMT family transporter, with amino-acid sequence MSTATGAPTASADTTTNPSATTACAAADSDAATTAAPAVASLRDTTATAAPKAGGRARGWQLRFAVLSLIWGFSFFFIKVGTQGFAPLQVTLGRVGFGALVLLAVLAVKRERLPRSARTWAHLTVAAFFLNALPFSLFAYAELTVPSTLAGICNATSPLWGMVLSVVALSEDRPTRRRVAGLGLGFLGVLTVLGAWQGFAGTDLTGTLMALGASLSYPVGWIYVRRTLAGTQHSHLSMSSAQLLLATAQLAVVTPLFTSAPAGYPLIPLLAVFALGALGTGLAFLIQYGLVAEVGPTTAQMVTYFVPVIATAAGVALLHEQLSWNTPVGALIILAGAALTQSRPRRRRPAPPRTDTTSA; translated from the coding sequence ATGAGCACCGCCACCGGCGCACCCACCGCCTCCGCCGACACCACCACCAACCCTTCGGCCACGACTGCGTGCGCCGCGGCCGACAGCGACGCCGCCACCACCGCGGCCCCCGCAGTCGCCTCGCTCCGCGACACCACCGCGACCGCGGCCCCGAAGGCCGGCGGCCGTGCCCGCGGCTGGCAGCTCCGGTTCGCCGTCCTCTCCCTCATCTGGGGCTTCAGCTTCTTCTTCATCAAGGTGGGCACCCAGGGCTTCGCCCCGCTCCAGGTGACCCTGGGCCGGGTCGGGTTCGGTGCTCTGGTGCTGCTGGCCGTCCTCGCCGTCAAGCGCGAGCGGCTCCCCCGGTCCGCCCGCACCTGGGCCCACCTGACCGTGGCCGCGTTCTTCCTCAACGCACTGCCGTTCTCCCTCTTCGCGTACGCCGAGCTGACCGTCCCCTCCACACTGGCCGGCATCTGCAACGCCACCTCACCACTGTGGGGCATGGTGCTGTCGGTCGTCGCGCTCTCCGAAGACCGCCCCACCCGGCGCCGGGTGGCGGGCCTCGGCCTCGGATTTCTGGGCGTGCTCACCGTGCTCGGCGCCTGGCAGGGCTTCGCCGGCACGGATCTGACCGGCACCTTGATGGCGCTCGGCGCCTCGCTCAGCTACCCCGTCGGCTGGATCTACGTCCGCCGCACCCTGGCGGGCACCCAGCACTCCCACCTGTCCATGTCCAGCGCCCAGCTCCTGCTGGCCACCGCCCAACTGGCCGTGGTGACACCCCTGTTCACCTCCGCACCGGCCGGCTACCCGCTCATCCCGCTGCTCGCCGTCTTCGCCCTGGGCGCCCTGGGGACCGGCCTCGCCTTCCTCATCCAGTACGGCCTGGTCGCCGAGGTCGGCCCCACCACCGCGCAGATGGTCACCTATTTCGTCCCCGTGATCGCCACCGCGGCGGGCGTGGCACTCCTGCACGAACAGCTCAGCTGGAACACCCCGGTCGGCGCCCTCATCATCCTGGCCGGCGCCGCCCTCACCCAGAGCAGGCCCCGCCGGAGGCGCCCGGCACCCCCGCGGACCGACACCACCTCTGCCTGA